A single region of the Ancylobacter novellus DSM 506 genome encodes:
- the rpsJ gene encoding 30S ribosomal protein S10, with protein sequence MNGQNIRIRLKAFDHRILDASTREIVSTAKRTGAQVRGPIPLPTRIEKFTVNRSPHVDKKSREQFEMRTHKRLLDIVDPTPQTVDALMKLDLAAGVDVEIKL encoded by the coding sequence GAACATTCGGATCCGCCTCAAGGCGTTCGATCACCGCATCCTGGACGCCTCGACGCGTGAGATCGTGTCGACGGCGAAGCGCACCGGCGCGCAGGTTCGCGGCCCCATTCCGCTGCCGACGCGGATCGAGAAATTCACGGTCAACCGTTCGCCGCACGTCGACAAGAAGTCGCGCGAGCAGTTCGAGATGCGGACGCATAAGCGTCTGCTGGACATAGTCGACCCGACCCCCCAGACGGTGGACGCGCTGATGAAGCTCGACCTCGCCGCGGGCGTCGACGTCGAGATCAAGCTCTGA